In a single window of the Bradyrhizobium erythrophlei genome:
- a CDS encoding branched-chain amino acid ABC transporter permease, with product MTRLNLALLLLIGCIAALPLFGGPYALRLGTIACMYAILALSWNVVGGFAGYPSFATAAFFGFGAYTTGVLLNDGLSLTLSIMATLAASFLLAGLLGVVLLRLRGHYFAIASLSLVEVLRELVNNATDLTGGGMGLNIPLASGSGILADATFFFYAMWGLLLATALMVIAVSMSRLGFGLACIRQNETASDMVGLNSTLYKSVAFGLSACFVGAAGGLYAAWVHYIDPSDVFDILYSVKPIVMALMGGLGSPLGVVSGAFLYLGLEEVVWRNYIQIHSGVLGVLIVMLLLFLPRGLISLRWSMLWRKAKHV from the coding sequence ATGACCCGGCTCAATCTGGCGCTTTTGCTGCTCATCGGCTGCATCGCGGCGCTGCCCTTGTTCGGCGGGCCTTACGCTCTGCGGCTCGGCACCATCGCCTGCATGTACGCCATCCTCGCGCTGTCCTGGAATGTCGTCGGCGGCTTCGCCGGCTATCCGTCGTTCGCGACCGCGGCGTTTTTTGGGTTCGGCGCCTATACGACCGGAGTGCTGCTCAATGATGGATTGTCGCTGACGCTGTCGATCATGGCGACGCTGGCCGCGTCGTTCCTGTTGGCGGGCCTGCTTGGCGTCGTGCTGTTGCGGTTGCGCGGCCACTACTTCGCGATCGCCAGCCTCTCGCTGGTCGAAGTGCTGCGCGAACTCGTCAACAACGCCACCGATCTCACCGGCGGGGGCATGGGCCTGAACATCCCGCTGGCCTCCGGTTCAGGTATTCTGGCAGACGCCACCTTCTTCTTCTATGCGATGTGGGGATTGCTGCTGGCGACCGCGCTGATGGTGATCGCCGTTTCGATGTCGAGGCTCGGATTCGGGCTTGCCTGCATCCGGCAGAACGAGACCGCCTCCGACATGGTCGGCCTGAACTCCACGCTCTACAAGAGCGTCGCGTTCGGCCTGTCGGCCTGCTTCGTCGGCGCCGCCGGCGGCCTCTATGCCGCCTGGGTCCATTACATCGATCCCTCCGACGTGTTCGACATTCTCTACTCGGTAAAGCCCATCGTGATGGCGCTGATGGGCGGGCTTGGATCGCCGCTCGGCGTGGTCAGCGGCGCCTTTCTTTATCTCGGGCTCGAGGAGGTGGTCTGGCGCAACTACATCCAGATCCACAGCGGCGTGCTCGGCGTGTTGATCGTCATGCTGTTGTTGTTCCTGCCCCGCGGCCTGATTTCGCTGCGCTGGAGCATGTTGTGGCGGAAGGCGAAGCATGTCTGA
- a CDS encoding ABC transporter ATP-binding protein: protein MSEILRLDAVSKRFSGLQALRDVTLCINKGEVLGLIGPNGAGKTTLVNTVCGVTPASSGRVTFMGKDITAIKTYQAARLGLSRTFQIVQPFAEFTALDNVAAAALFSQRGESVKSAREEARAHLAFVGLDAQAGQSAATLTLAMRKRLELAKALAMKPKLLFLDEVNAGLNSAEVERATKLIHQLAADGITIVMIEHLMKVVLNVCTRIAVLHDGQLIADGQPRDVIKNPAVVEAYLGQQYAQRSAGRG from the coding sequence ATGTCTGAGATCCTTCGCCTCGACGCCGTATCCAAGCGCTTCAGCGGTTTGCAGGCGCTTCGCGACGTGACGCTTTGCATCAACAAAGGTGAGGTGCTGGGACTGATCGGCCCGAACGGCGCCGGCAAGACCACGCTGGTCAATACTGTCTGTGGCGTGACGCCTGCCAGCTCCGGCCGCGTCACCTTCATGGGAAAGGACATCACGGCGATCAAGACCTATCAGGCGGCGCGGCTCGGGTTGTCGCGCACATTCCAGATCGTGCAGCCATTCGCCGAATTCACCGCGCTCGACAATGTCGCGGCTGCGGCGCTGTTCTCGCAGCGAGGTGAGAGCGTGAAGTCCGCACGCGAGGAAGCTCGCGCGCATCTCGCATTCGTGGGGCTGGATGCCCAGGCCGGGCAATCGGCGGCGACGCTGACGCTGGCGATGCGCAAGCGGCTGGAACTGGCCAAGGCGCTGGCGATGAAGCCGAAGCTGCTGTTCCTTGACGAGGTCAATGCCGGACTGAACAGCGCCGAGGTGGAGCGGGCGACGAAACTCATTCATCAACTGGCGGCAGACGGCATCACCATCGTGATGATAGAACATCTCATGAAAGTCGTGCTCAACGTCTGCACCCGCATCGCCGTGCTGCACGACGGGCAATTGATCGCCGACGGTCAGCCGCGCGATGTCATCAAAAATCCCGCGGTGGTCGAGGCCTATCTCGGGCAGCAATATGCGCAAAGGAGTGCCGGTCGTGGCTAG
- a CDS encoding ABC transporter ATP-binding protein, which translates to MRKGVPVVASSLILELQGLRAGYGEIQVLWGIDMALRRGEITALIGSNGAGKTTLMRALSGLIPIQGGYYSSEGRDLTGDTSAEILGHGIVHVPEGRRLFGAMSVEDNLLMGAYSRKVSRGELGRNLDSVYATFPKLRERRNQAAATLSGGEQQMCAIGRGLMSAPRLLMIDELSLGLSPLLVEQLVAALRALNAQGMSILLVEQDVTTALDLCHSAYVMDMGRIVRSGLGQELLADPIIRDAYLGVLQD; encoded by the coding sequence ATGCGCAAAGGAGTGCCGGTCGTGGCTAGCTCCCTGATCCTCGAACTGCAGGGTCTGCGCGCCGGCTATGGCGAGATCCAGGTGCTGTGGGGCATCGACATGGCCCTGCGGCGGGGCGAGATCACCGCACTGATCGGTTCAAACGGCGCGGGCAAGACCACCTTGATGCGCGCACTGTCGGGCCTCATTCCGATCCAGGGCGGCTATTATTCTTCCGAAGGCAGGGATCTCACCGGGGATACATCAGCTGAAATTCTTGGCCATGGCATCGTCCACGTCCCGGAGGGACGACGGCTGTTCGGCGCGATGAGCGTTGAGGACAATCTTCTGATGGGGGCCTATTCGAGAAAGGTAAGCCGCGGCGAACTCGGCCGAAACCTCGATTCCGTCTACGCCACATTCCCGAAATTGCGCGAGCGCCGCAATCAGGCGGCTGCGACGCTGTCCGGCGGCGAGCAGCAGATGTGTGCCATCGGCCGCGGCCTGATGAGCGCGCCGCGGCTTCTGATGATCGACGAATTGTCGCTTGGGTTATCGCCGCTGCTGGTCGAACAACTGGTCGCGGCATTGCGGGCGTTGAATGCCCAGGGGATGTCGATTTTGCTGGTCGAGCAGGACGTCACGACCGCGCTCGATCTTTGCCATTCGGCCTACGTCATGGACATGGGCCGCATCGTGCGCTCCGGGCTCGGCCAGGAATTGCTGGCCGATCCCATCATTCGCGACGCGTATCTCGGTGTCCTCCAAGATTAA